In the genome of Tripterygium wilfordii isolate XIE 37 chromosome 19, ASM1340144v1, whole genome shotgun sequence, one region contains:
- the LOC119985970 gene encoding HVA22-like protein e, translating into MGRFWTLLTHVHALAGPVLMLLYPLYASVIAIESPSKVDDEQWLAYWILYSFLTLTEMVLQSVLEWIPIWYSVKLALVAWLVLPQFRGAAFIYERFVRQKIKQYHQQREKSPNSKGKNKFVDFIIPKKGEQEAY; encoded by the exons ATGGGTCGTTTTTGGACTCTGCTTACACACGTCCACGCACTTGCAGG ACCAGTGTTGATGCTGCTGTACCCATT GTATGCATCAGTGATAGCAATTGAGAGTCCTTCAAAAGTGGACGATGAGCAGTGGCTTGCATACTGGATCTTGTATTCCTTCCTAACTCTTACCGAGATGGTCCTTCAATCCGTTCTAGAGTG GATACCGATATGGTACTCGGTGAAGTTAGCGCTGGTGGCATGGCTAGTTCTGCCACAATTCAGAGGAGCAGCTTTTATATACGAGAGATTCGTGAGACagaagatcaagcaataccaTCAACAGCGTGAGAAGTCTCCCAACAGCAAAGGAAAGAACAAGTTTGTGGATTTCATCATACCCAAGAAA GGAGAGCAGGAGGCTTACTGA
- the LOC119984937 gene encoding 11-beta-hydroxysteroid dehydrogenase A-like isoform X1 — protein sequence MDIVTNLVDQFLNLVAPPVSFFSLCFFLPPFLLLKSFLSVLGYIFSEDVAGKVVLITGASSGIGENLAYEYARRGDCLALVARRQNRLRAVADNALEIGSPDVIAINGDVSKVEDCRRSVEETINHFGRCEFEFWGNYFKNLICSFCLLNSIELCTNSTFDAVDHLVNNAGIGMACMFEESIDTTEFRNIMDTNFWGASFTTRFALPHLRDTKGKIAVLSSASWLPTPRMSIYNASKAALRSLFETLRVEVGSDVKITIVTPGFVESELTRGKFVVRDGKVVVDPDMRDVVVSAMPVAPAAGSAKAIVDSVCRGDRYLTVPSWFRVTYHWKVSCPEVIEWVLRLFFIPSSGSPDEEALSKKIVDYTGIKNILYPSTIQSPELKVD from the exons ATGGATATCGTCACAAATCTCGTTGACCAGTTCTTGAACCTCGTCGCTCCTCCAGTTTCATTTTTCTCTCTATGCTTCTTCTTACCTCCCTTTCTTCTTCTCAAGTCCTTCCTCTCCGTTTTAGGCTACATTTTCAGTGAAGATGTTGCCGGTAAAGTCGTCCTCATCACCGGTGCTTCCTCCGGCATCGGAGAG AATTTGGCGTATGAGTATGCGAGGAGAGGGGATTGCTTAGCCCTAGTTGCTCGGAGGCAGAATCGTTTACGAGCAGTTGCAGATAACGCGCTTGAGATTGGGTCTCCTGATGTAATCGCGATCAATGGTGATGTTTCAAAGGTTGAAGACTGTCGACGATCTGTTGAGGAAACTATAAATCATTTTGGGAGATGTGAGTTCGAATTTTGGGGGAATTATTTCAAAAATTTAATTTGCTCCTTTTGTCTTTTAAATTCGATTGAATTGTGTACTAATTCAACATTTGATGCAGTGGATCATCTTGTTAATAATGCTGGGATCGGCATGGCTTGCATGTTCGAAGAATCAATCGACACTACTGAGTTTCGAAACATAATG GATACAAACTTTTGGGGCGCATCATTTACCACCCGTTTTGCCCTTCCACATCTTAGGGACACCAAAGGCAAGATTGCTGTCCTTTCCTCTGCTTCTTGGCTTCCTACACCGAGAATGAGCATCTATAAT GCCAGCAAAGCTGCTTTGCGGAGTTTATTCGAGACATTGAGGGTTGAAGTTGGATCTGATGTCAAAATAACCATAGTAACACCTGGCTTCGTAGAATCTGAATTGACTCGAGGAAAATTTGTGGTGAGAGATGGCAAAGTGGTGGTGGATCCAGACATGAGAGAT GTCGTAGTGAGTGCCATGCCTGTTGCACCAGCGGCAGGAAGCGCGAAGGCAATAGTGGATAGCGTTTGCCGTGGAGATAGATATTTGACAGTGCCATCCTGGTTCAGGGTCACCTACCATTGGAAGGTGTCATGTCCAGAGGTGATCGAATGGGTACTCAGGTTGTTTTTTATTCCCAGCTCTGGAAGTCCAGATGAGGAGGCGCTTAGCAAGAAGATAGTTGATTACACTGGAATCAAGAATATCTTATACCCATCTACGATCCAGTCACCTGAGCTTAAGGTagattaa
- the LOC119985121 gene encoding succinate dehydrogenase subunit 4, mitochondrial, producing the protein MMNIVRSRLANAARGSFSTATSRSVASRNLIGAYSREADLLSVTSPMKSMTPTTRYWSSMILKEISRSSEKIKANQVRDFSNFAKLEEREVSRAVSSRSKSINSPILWHINDGIEEIIKDYVHHEVTRTWILVCLRLFYIIVLKDVFLFLFFSEPIEEPNGSNLRRIGGI; encoded by the exons ATGATGAACATTGTAAGGTCCCGATTAGCGAATGCGGCCCGAGGATCCTTCTCAACGGCCACCTCTCGCTCGGTGGCATCGAGGAACCTTATTGGTGCGTATAGTCGGGAGGCTGATCTTCTCTCTGTGACCTCTCCGATGAAGTCTATGACGCCTACTACCAGGTACTGGAGCAGTATGATCCTGAAGGAGATCTCCAGAAGTTCTGAAAAAATTAAGGCGAACCAAGTCAGGGATTTCTCAAACTTTGCGAAGTTAGAAGAG AGGGAGGTGTCTCGCGCGGTGTCATCGCGTTCTAAAAGTATAAATAGCCCTATATTATGGCACATAAATGATGGGATCGAAGAGATTATCAAAGATTATGTGCATCACGAAGTGACCCGAACTTGGATCTTGGTCTGTTTGAGATTGTTCTATATAATCGTGCTCAAAGATGTTttcttgtttctcttcttttctgaaCCCATCGAAGAACCTAATGGATCGAACTTGCGAAGAATTGGAGGGATTTGA
- the LOC119984937 gene encoding 11-beta-hydroxysteroid dehydrogenase A-like isoform X3, which translates to MDIVTNLVDQFLNLVAPPVSFFSLCFFLPPFLLLKSFLSVLGYIFSEDVAGKVVLITGASSGIGENLAYEYARRGDCLALVARRQNRLRAVADNALEIGSPDVIAINGDVSKVEDCRRSVEETINHFGRLDHLVNNAGIGMACMFEESIDTTEFRNIMDTNFWGASFTTRFALPHLRDTKGKIAVLSSASWLPTPRMSIYNASKAALRSLFETLRVEVGSDVKITIVTPGFVESELTRGKFVVRDGKVVVDPDMRDVVVSAMPVAPAAGSAKAIVDSVCRGDRYLTVPSWFRVTYHWKVSCPEVIEWVLRLFFIPSSGSPDEEALSKKIVDYTGIKNILYPSTIQSPELKVD; encoded by the exons ATGGATATCGTCACAAATCTCGTTGACCAGTTCTTGAACCTCGTCGCTCCTCCAGTTTCATTTTTCTCTCTATGCTTCTTCTTACCTCCCTTTCTTCTTCTCAAGTCCTTCCTCTCCGTTTTAGGCTACATTTTCAGTGAAGATGTTGCCGGTAAAGTCGTCCTCATCACCGGTGCTTCCTCCGGCATCGGAGAG AATTTGGCGTATGAGTATGCGAGGAGAGGGGATTGCTTAGCCCTAGTTGCTCGGAGGCAGAATCGTTTACGAGCAGTTGCAGATAACGCGCTTGAGATTGGGTCTCCTGATGTAATCGCGATCAATGGTGATGTTTCAAAGGTTGAAGACTGTCGACGATCTGTTGAGGAAACTATAAATCATTTTGGGAGAT TGGATCATCTTGTTAATAATGCTGGGATCGGCATGGCTTGCATGTTCGAAGAATCAATCGACACTACTGAGTTTCGAAACATAATG GATACAAACTTTTGGGGCGCATCATTTACCACCCGTTTTGCCCTTCCACATCTTAGGGACACCAAAGGCAAGATTGCTGTCCTTTCCTCTGCTTCTTGGCTTCCTACACCGAGAATGAGCATCTATAAT GCCAGCAAAGCTGCTTTGCGGAGTTTATTCGAGACATTGAGGGTTGAAGTTGGATCTGATGTCAAAATAACCATAGTAACACCTGGCTTCGTAGAATCTGAATTGACTCGAGGAAAATTTGTGGTGAGAGATGGCAAAGTGGTGGTGGATCCAGACATGAGAGAT GTCGTAGTGAGTGCCATGCCTGTTGCACCAGCGGCAGGAAGCGCGAAGGCAATAGTGGATAGCGTTTGCCGTGGAGATAGATATTTGACAGTGCCATCCTGGTTCAGGGTCACCTACCATTGGAAGGTGTCATGTCCAGAGGTGATCGAATGGGTACTCAGGTTGTTTTTTATTCCCAGCTCTGGAAGTCCAGATGAGGAGGCGCTTAGCAAGAAGATAGTTGATTACACTGGAATCAAGAATATCTTATACCCATCTACGATCCAGTCACCTGAGCTTAAGGTagattaa
- the LOC119984937 gene encoding 11-beta-hydroxysteroid dehydrogenase A-like isoform X2, with the protein MDIVTNLVDQFLNLVAPPVSFFSLCFFLPPFLLLKSFLSVLGYIFSEDVAGKVVLITGASSGIGENLAYEYARRGDCLALVARRQNRLRAVADNALEIGSPDVIAINGDVSKVEDCRRSVEETINHFGRLDHLVNNAGIGMACMFEESIDTTEFRNIMDTNFWGASFTTRFALPHLRDTKGKIAVLSSASWLPTPRMSIYNASKAALRSLFETLRVEVGSDVKITIVTPGFVESELTRGKFVVRDGKVVVDPDMRDVVVSAMPVAPAAGSAKAIVDSVCRGDRYLTVPSWFRVTYHWKVSCPEVIEWVLRLFFIPSSGSPDEEALSKKIVDYTGIKNILYPSTIQSPELKSRNLK; encoded by the exons ATGGATATCGTCACAAATCTCGTTGACCAGTTCTTGAACCTCGTCGCTCCTCCAGTTTCATTTTTCTCTCTATGCTTCTTCTTACCTCCCTTTCTTCTTCTCAAGTCCTTCCTCTCCGTTTTAGGCTACATTTTCAGTGAAGATGTTGCCGGTAAAGTCGTCCTCATCACCGGTGCTTCCTCCGGCATCGGAGAG AATTTGGCGTATGAGTATGCGAGGAGAGGGGATTGCTTAGCCCTAGTTGCTCGGAGGCAGAATCGTTTACGAGCAGTTGCAGATAACGCGCTTGAGATTGGGTCTCCTGATGTAATCGCGATCAATGGTGATGTTTCAAAGGTTGAAGACTGTCGACGATCTGTTGAGGAAACTATAAATCATTTTGGGAGAT TGGATCATCTTGTTAATAATGCTGGGATCGGCATGGCTTGCATGTTCGAAGAATCAATCGACACTACTGAGTTTCGAAACATAATG GATACAAACTTTTGGGGCGCATCATTTACCACCCGTTTTGCCCTTCCACATCTTAGGGACACCAAAGGCAAGATTGCTGTCCTTTCCTCTGCTTCTTGGCTTCCTACACCGAGAATGAGCATCTATAAT GCCAGCAAAGCTGCTTTGCGGAGTTTATTCGAGACATTGAGGGTTGAAGTTGGATCTGATGTCAAAATAACCATAGTAACACCTGGCTTCGTAGAATCTGAATTGACTCGAGGAAAATTTGTGGTGAGAGATGGCAAAGTGGTGGTGGATCCAGACATGAGAGAT GTCGTAGTGAGTGCCATGCCTGTTGCACCAGCGGCAGGAAGCGCGAAGGCAATAGTGGATAGCGTTTGCCGTGGAGATAGATATTTGACAGTGCCATCCTGGTTCAGGGTCACCTACCATTGGAAGGTGTCATGTCCAGAGGTGATCGAATGGGTACTCAGGTTGTTTTTTATTCCCAGCTCTGGAAGTCCAGATGAGGAGGCGCTTAGCAAGAAGATAGTTGATTACACTGGAATCAAGAATATCTTATACCCATCTACGATCCAGTCACCTGAGCTTAAG AGCAGAAACTTAAAATGA
- the LOC119986193 gene encoding palmitoyl-acyl carrier protein thioesterase, chloroplastic-like: protein MAATCNAGRHFLTDLQKAERRKKNATWGIEKLEFQSLKRKQRFLVRASANNPQSLRMINGKKLNGVYVEEAPSLVRESSIDDDESLHACLRGKFVEDRFVYRQTFIIRSYEIGPDKTATMETWMNLLQETALNHVTSSGLAGNGFGATREMSIRKLIWVVTRIHIQVQRYSCWGDVVEIDTWVDAEGKNGMRRDWIIRDYHTQEIITTATSTWVIMNRETRRLCKIPEQVRQEVLPFYLNRAAISTENNDLEKIDKLTDDTAERIRSGLAPRWSDMDANQHVNNVKYIGWILESVPMRVLEDYSLTSMTLEYRRECRQSNLLESLTSPAFDQEDRSKSPNHRKPELEYTHLLRMQADKVEIVRARSEWQAKEKHNYRISGI from the exons ATGGCCGCGACTTGTAATGCAGGAAGACACTTTCTGACGGACTTGCAGAAGGcagagaggaggaagaagaatgcGACCTGGGGCATAGAAAAGTTGGAATTTCAGAGTCTGAAACGAAAACAGAGGTTTTTGGTCAGAGCAAGTGCTAATAATCCACAAAGTCTGCGGATGATTAATGGGAAAAAATTGAATGGAGTTTATGTGGAGGAGGCACCATCCTTGGTTAGAGAAAGCagcattgatgatgatgaatcccTGCATGCCTGTTTGCGAGGAAAGTTTGTGGAGGATAGATTTGTTTACAGGCAAACATTCATCATAAGGTCATACGAAATAGGCCCAGATAAAACTGCCACCATGGAGACTTGGATGAATCTCCTTCAG GAGACTGCTCTTAATCATGTGACAAGCTCTGGTCTCGCTGGGAACGGATTTGGCGCAACCAGAGAGATGAGCATCAGAAAGCTCATTTGGGTCGTCACTCGCATCCACATTCAAGTACAGAGATATAGCTGCTG GGGAGATGTTGTTGAGATTGATACCTGGGTGGACGCAGAAGGAAAGAATGGAATGCGGAGGGACTGGATCATCCGCGATTACCATACGCAGGAAATCATAACAACAGCAACAAG CACATGGGTTATCATGAATAGAGAAACAAGAAGATTGTGCAAAATTCCAGAACAAGTGAGGCAAGAGGTGCTGCCTTTCTACCTCAACAGGGCTGCAATTTCAACAGAGAATAATGATCTTGAAAAGATTGACAAGCTCACTGATGATACTGCTGAGAGAATCCGATCTGGGTTGGCT CCAAGATGGAGTGACATGGATGCCAACCAACATGTCAACAATGTCAAATACATTGGATGGATTTTGGAG AGTGTGCCGATGCGGGTGTTAGAGGACTACAGTCTGACAAGCATGACTCTTGAGTATCGACGTGAATGTCGACAGTCGAATCTGTTGGAGTCGTTAACAAGCCCTGCATTTGATCAGGAAGATAGGAGTAAGAGCCCAAACCATCGCAAACCAGAGTTGGAATATACGCACTTGCTTCGCATGCAAGCAGACAAGGTAGAGATTGTTAGAGCAAGATCAGAATGGCAAGCCAAGGAAAAACACAATTACAGAATCTCCGGTATCTAA
- the LOC119984938 gene encoding 11-beta-hydroxysteroid dehydrogenase-like 4A isoform X1 — MELIHDVLNILAPPVVFIFLILFYPPYLVYQFLSYMKKSLTKEDVRGKVVLITGASSGIGEHIAYEYAKRGARLVLAARREDRLLAVADKALKLGSLDVKVIRADVAKVEDCKQLIEEALNHFGHLDHLVNNAGIERHGLFEDINQITDFVPIMDINFWGSAYCTHFAVPHLKKTKGKIVVIASSASWSPTPGLNIYNASKAAQVSFFETLRTEFGGSIGVTIVLPGVIESEMANSVMLAQSGLGVLPVESTGRCAKAIVNSACRGDMFLTEPSWVGVGFLQKVLCPELFEWTYHQHFVKRMRKLMKEKLV, encoded by the exons ATGGAGCTTATTCATGATGTACTGAACATTTTAGCTCCTCCTGTTGTATTCATATTTCTCATTCTCTTCTATCCACCATATCTGGTTTACCAGTTTCTTAGTTACATGAAAAAATCCTTAACCAAAGAGGATGTGAGAGGAAAGGTGGTATTAATCACCGGAGCATCTTCGGGCATCGGTGAG CATATTGCTTATGAGTATGCCAAGAGAGGAGCTCGTCTAGTCCTCGCTGCTCGAAGGGAGGATCGCCTTCTAGCAGTCGCGGATAAGGCCTTAAAGCTTGGCTCGCTCGATGTTAAGGTGATTCGTGCCGATGTTGCCAAGGTAGAAGACTGCAAGCAATTGATTGAGGAGGCTCTGAACCACTTTGGACATC TGGATCATCTGGTTAACAATGCTGGAATTGAGCGACATGGTCTATTTGAAGATATCAACCAAATCACAGACTTTGTTCCTATTATG GACATAAACTTCTGGGGTTCAGCTTATTGCACCCATTTTGCAGTTCCACACCTTAAAAAAACCAAAGGGAAGATCGTTGTGATTGCTTCCAGTGCTTCATGGTCTCCAACGCCAGGATTAAACATTTACAAT GCAAGCAAGGCAGCGCAAGTGAGCTTCTTTGAGACACTGAGGACTGAATTTGGAGGTTCCATTGGAGTAACAATTGTTCTTCCAGGAGTAATAGAATCCGAAATGGCCAACAGCGTAATGCTGGCTCAG AGTGGATTAGGGGTCTTACCAGTTGAATCGACTGGGAGATGTGCCAAGGCTATTGTGAACAGTGCTTGCCGAGGAGATATGTTCTTGACTGAGCCATCTTGGGTGGGGGTTGGATTTCTACAGAAGGTGCTGTGCCCAGAACTGTTTGAGTGGACTTACCATCAACATTTTGTCAAGAGAATGCggaaacttatgaaagaaaaactagTTTAA
- the LOC119984938 gene encoding 11-beta-hydroxysteroid dehydrogenase-like 4A isoform X2, whose translation MKKSLTKEDVRGKVVLITGASSGIGEHIAYEYAKRGARLVLAARREDRLLAVADKALKLGSLDVKVIRADVAKVEDCKQLIEEALNHFGHLDHLVNNAGIERHGLFEDINQITDFVPIMDINFWGSAYCTHFAVPHLKKTKGKIVVIASSASWSPTPGLNIYNASKAAQVSFFETLRTEFGGSIGVTIVLPGVIESEMANSVMLAQSGLGVLPVESTGRCAKAIVNSACRGDMFLTEPSWVGVGFLQKVLCPELFEWTYHQHFVKRMRKLMKEKLV comes from the exons ATGAAAAAATCCTTAACCAAAGAGGATGTGAGAGGAAAGGTGGTATTAATCACCGGAGCATCTTCGGGCATCGGTGAG CATATTGCTTATGAGTATGCCAAGAGAGGAGCTCGTCTAGTCCTCGCTGCTCGAAGGGAGGATCGCCTTCTAGCAGTCGCGGATAAGGCCTTAAAGCTTGGCTCGCTCGATGTTAAGGTGATTCGTGCCGATGTTGCCAAGGTAGAAGACTGCAAGCAATTGATTGAGGAGGCTCTGAACCACTTTGGACATC TGGATCATCTGGTTAACAATGCTGGAATTGAGCGACATGGTCTATTTGAAGATATCAACCAAATCACAGACTTTGTTCCTATTATG GACATAAACTTCTGGGGTTCAGCTTATTGCACCCATTTTGCAGTTCCACACCTTAAAAAAACCAAAGGGAAGATCGTTGTGATTGCTTCCAGTGCTTCATGGTCTCCAACGCCAGGATTAAACATTTACAAT GCAAGCAAGGCAGCGCAAGTGAGCTTCTTTGAGACACTGAGGACTGAATTTGGAGGTTCCATTGGAGTAACAATTGTTCTTCCAGGAGTAATAGAATCCGAAATGGCCAACAGCGTAATGCTGGCTCAG AGTGGATTAGGGGTCTTACCAGTTGAATCGACTGGGAGATGTGCCAAGGCTATTGTGAACAGTGCTTGCCGAGGAGATATGTTCTTGACTGAGCCATCTTGGGTGGGGGTTGGATTTCTACAGAAGGTGCTGTGCCCAGAACTGTTTGAGTGGACTTACCATCAACATTTTGTCAAGAGAATGCggaaacttatgaaagaaaaactagTTTAA